Proteins encoded by one window of Phytohabitans houttuyneae:
- a CDS encoding IclR family transcriptional regulator, which translates to MVQSVARAIEILRVLGTAARGAGVTEVAERIGVAKPTAHALLRTLEAGQLVAQDSETGKYRLGPALLELGNAYLETHELRVRSVAWADGLATRANEAVWVGVLSADHVLVVHHAFRPEGAVQILEVGAVIPWHTCALGKAIVAHLPEADRAALLRGPLAALTGATRTEPSALVQDLEGVRATGYAVEDGEAAIGDAGIAAPVFDHTGEVVGAIGAIGPVERLLDEQTRDGLAVAVRETARHLSRDLGAGRPATRRWVAAAS; encoded by the coding sequence ATGGTCCAGTCGGTAGCGCGCGCGATCGAGATCCTGCGCGTGCTCGGCACGGCCGCGCGGGGCGCCGGCGTGACCGAGGTGGCCGAGCGGATCGGCGTCGCCAAGCCGACCGCCCACGCGCTGCTGCGCACCCTCGAGGCCGGCCAGCTCGTCGCGCAGGACAGCGAGACCGGCAAGTACCGGCTCGGTCCCGCCCTCCTCGAGCTCGGCAACGCCTACCTGGAGACGCACGAGCTGCGGGTGCGCTCGGTGGCCTGGGCCGACGGCCTGGCCACCCGGGCCAACGAGGCCGTGTGGGTGGGCGTGCTCTCCGCGGACCACGTGCTGGTCGTGCACCACGCGTTCCGCCCCGAGGGCGCCGTGCAGATCCTCGAGGTGGGCGCGGTCATCCCCTGGCACACCTGCGCGCTGGGCAAGGCCATCGTCGCCCACCTGCCCGAGGCCGACCGCGCCGCCTTGCTGCGGGGACCCTTGGCCGCGCTCACCGGCGCCACGCGGACGGAGCCGTCCGCGCTGGTCCAGGACCTTGAGGGGGTACGGGCGACGGGTTACGCCGTCGAGGACGGCGAGGCGGCCATCGGCGACGCCGGCATCGCCGCACCGGTCTTCGACCACACCGGAGAGGTCGTGGGCGCGATCGGGGCGATCGGTCCGGTCGAGCGGCTGCTGGACGAGCAGACCCGGGACGGGCTGGCCGTGGCGGTGCGCGAGACCGCTCGCCACCTCTCCCGCGACCTCGGCGCCGGCCGCCCCGCGACCCGCCGCTGGGTCGCCGCGGCGTCCTGA
- the dhaL gene encoding dihydroxyacetone kinase subunit DhaL, with translation MDVALARSWIIEVSAAVTEQADYLTQLDSAIGDADHGVNLKRGFTAAVAALEGADPKTVGDVLVKTGTTLVSKVGGAAGPLYGTAFRAIGKALPADSSTVDAAELGAALRAGLAAVQKLGAAVPGDKTIVDAYGPAVAAFEKAADDGLTAAARAAADAAAEGMRATTELHARKGRASYLGPRSVGHQDPGATSTWLIFQALADVTS, from the coding sequence GTGGACGTCGCGCTCGCCCGCTCGTGGATCATCGAGGTCTCCGCCGCGGTGACCGAGCAGGCCGACTACCTGACCCAGCTGGACTCCGCGATCGGCGACGCCGACCACGGTGTCAACCTCAAGCGCGGCTTCACCGCGGCGGTGGCGGCGCTGGAGGGCGCCGACCCCAAGACCGTCGGCGACGTCCTGGTAAAGACCGGCACGACGCTGGTGTCCAAGGTGGGAGGTGCGGCCGGACCGCTGTACGGCACGGCGTTCCGCGCCATCGGCAAGGCGCTCCCCGCCGACAGCTCCACAGTGGACGCCGCCGAGCTCGGCGCGGCGCTGCGGGCGGGCCTCGCCGCCGTGCAGAAGCTCGGCGCGGCGGTGCCCGGCGACAAGACGATCGTCGACGCGTACGGGCCGGCCGTCGCCGCGTTCGAGAAGGCGGCCGACGACGGCCTGACGGCGGCCGCGCGGGCCGCGGCGGACGCTGCCGCCGAGGGCATGCGCGCCACGACCGAGCTGCACGCCCGCAAGGGCCGCGCCTCCTACCTGGGGCCCCGCAGCGTCGGGCACCAGGACCCCGGCGCGACCTCCACCTGGCTGATCTTCCAGGCGCTGGCGGACGTCACGTCGTGA
- the dhaK gene encoding dihydroxyacetone kinase subunit DhaK, whose amino-acid sequence MKKFINDPAAVVREALAGVAAAHPDLRVDIEQQIVVRADAPVAGKVGVLSGGGSGHEPLHGGFVGLGMLDAAVPGEVFTSPVPDQILAATQAVNAGAGVVHIVKNYTGDVMNFQMAAELAGDEGIEVQTVLVDDDVAVEDSTWTAGRRGTGATVIVEKVAGALAETGASAAAVAAAGSRVNEQSASFAVALTACTTPAAGKPGFELPDDEIEVGVGIHGEPGRRREKLRPAREIAAMTVEAILGAKPLSAGSEAIVLVNGLGGTPLIELYLLYGEVAALLDKAGVRVARNLVGNYVTSLDMAGMSVTVCRADPEILRLWDAPVRTPALRWGV is encoded by the coding sequence GTGAAGAAGTTCATCAATGATCCCGCGGCGGTCGTCCGCGAAGCGCTGGCCGGCGTCGCGGCCGCCCACCCCGACCTCCGCGTCGACATCGAGCAGCAGATCGTCGTCCGGGCGGACGCGCCCGTCGCCGGCAAGGTCGGCGTGCTCTCCGGCGGCGGCTCGGGACACGAGCCACTCCACGGTGGATTCGTCGGGCTGGGCATGCTCGACGCCGCCGTGCCCGGCGAGGTGTTCACGTCGCCTGTGCCCGACCAGATCCTCGCCGCGACCCAGGCCGTCAACGCCGGCGCGGGCGTGGTCCACATCGTGAAGAACTACACCGGCGACGTCATGAACTTCCAGATGGCCGCCGAGCTCGCCGGTGACGAGGGCATCGAGGTGCAGACGGTGCTCGTCGACGACGACGTCGCGGTCGAGGACTCCACGTGGACCGCCGGCCGCCGCGGCACCGGCGCCACCGTGATCGTCGAGAAGGTGGCCGGCGCGCTGGCCGAGACCGGCGCCTCCGCCGCCGCGGTGGCGGCCGCCGGCTCGCGGGTCAACGAGCAGTCCGCCTCGTTCGCGGTCGCGCTCACGGCCTGCACCACGCCGGCCGCCGGCAAGCCCGGCTTCGAACTGCCGGACGACGAGATCGAGGTCGGCGTCGGCATCCACGGCGAGCCGGGGCGGCGGCGGGAGAAGCTGCGCCCGGCCCGCGAGATCGCGGCGATGACCGTCGAGGCGATCCTGGGCGCCAAGCCGCTGTCCGCCGGTAGCGAGGCGATCGTGCTGGTCAACGGCCTCGGCGGCACCCCGCTCATCGAGCTGTACCTGCTGTACGGCGAGGTCGCCGCGCTGCTCGACAAGGCCGGCGTCCGCGTCGCGCGCAACCTCGTGGGCAACTACGTGACCAGCCTGGACATGGCCGGCATGTCCGTTACCGTGTGTCGGGCGGACCCGGAGATCCTGCGGCTGTGGGACGCGCCGGTCCGCACCCCGGCGCTGCGCTGGGGCGTGTAG
- a CDS encoding amidase, with protein sequence MIKNGRLTPLDLVEAYLARIDTYEPVYQAFNTVLADQARAAAKAAGRRRHTGPLHGIPLAIKDNYWTAGVRTTANSHLFQDFVPPYDATAVARLKANGAIVLGKTQMGPLATTRATTPDGRITTVNAWTPTIPGTDPGGSSTGTATSVAGRLATSGTGTQTGGSITAPSNAQNLTGLKPTMGRVSLAGIIPLSYTRDHPGPLARDARDAAIMLTAMAGEDPADPRTQGLPRVPDLVEAATPVYSGRRLRARWSTRVGVLPGYADGTSATALARQAFLSTVDKIDGVRLVDVPLPDEWDLLTGNAFNNVRLPERSEPFMPYLRADLRGFGVSVTGWLQGALLGANEFVTGQRAKLLLLERVLDQVFERCDVVVQTGPVPFDILGLPEIGFPIGFTAAGVPIGTILGGAPYAEDRLLSVVAAYQAVTDWHWRRPPNPPAATALRSAAPAEDRGRLTADDVVAQMQ encoded by the coding sequence ATGATCAAAAACGGCAGGCTCACCCCGCTCGACCTCGTCGAGGCGTACCTGGCACGCATCGACACGTACGAGCCGGTGTACCAGGCCTTCAACACCGTGCTCGCCGACCAGGCGCGGGCGGCGGCGAAGGCGGCCGGCCGGCGGCGGCACACCGGGCCGCTGCACGGCATCCCGCTCGCCATCAAGGACAACTACTGGACAGCCGGCGTGCGGACCACCGCCAACTCGCACCTCTTCCAGGACTTCGTGCCGCCGTACGACGCGACCGCCGTGGCCCGCCTCAAGGCGAACGGCGCGATCGTGCTCGGCAAGACGCAGATGGGTCCGCTGGCCACCACGCGGGCGACCACACCGGACGGTCGCATCACGACGGTCAACGCCTGGACGCCCACGATCCCCGGCACGGACCCGGGCGGTTCGTCGACCGGCACGGCCACGTCGGTGGCCGGGCGGCTGGCGACGTCGGGTACCGGCACGCAGACCGGCGGGTCGATCACGGCGCCGTCGAACGCGCAGAACCTGACCGGTCTCAAGCCCACGATGGGTCGCGTGTCGCTGGCCGGGATCATCCCGCTCAGCTATACGCGCGACCACCCGGGCCCGCTCGCCCGCGACGCGAGGGACGCGGCCATCATGCTGACCGCGATGGCGGGGGAGGACCCGGCCGACCCGCGCACGCAGGGGCTGCCGAGGGTGCCGGACCTCGTCGAGGCCGCGACGCCGGTGTACTCGGGGCGCCGGCTCCGCGCGCGGTGGAGCACGCGCGTCGGCGTGCTGCCCGGCTACGCGGACGGCACGTCGGCGACCGCGCTGGCCCGGCAGGCGTTCCTCTCCACTGTGGACAAGATCGACGGGGTACGGCTCGTCGACGTGCCGCTCCCCGACGAGTGGGACCTGCTGACCGGCAACGCGTTCAACAACGTCCGCCTGCCCGAGCGCAGCGAGCCGTTCATGCCGTACCTCCGCGCCGACCTGCGCGGCTTCGGCGTGTCCGTGACCGGCTGGCTGCAGGGCGCGCTGCTGGGCGCCAACGAGTTCGTCACCGGGCAGCGGGCCAAGCTCCTGCTGCTGGAGCGGGTGCTGGACCAGGTCTTCGAGCGCTGCGACGTGGTGGTGCAGACCGGCCCGGTACCCTTCGACATCCTCGGCCTGCCGGAGATCGGCTTCCCGATCGGCTTCACCGCGGCCGGCGTGCCGATCGGCACGATCCTGGGCGGCGCGCCGTACGCCGAGGACCGCCTGCTCTCGGTCGTGGCCGCCTACCAGGCGGTGACCGACTGGCACTGGCGCCGCCCGCCGAACCCACCGGCGGCGACGGCACTGCGCTCGGCCGCGCCGGCGGAGGACCGCGGCCGCCTGACCGCCGACGACGTGGTGGCGCAGATGCAGTGA
- a CDS encoding putative PEP-binding protein — protein sequence MSSGVGGGTGLPADLGAAFDAVAARLRERAEALRAGGHTEPADIVETMALIADDPDLRGAAATGLAAGQAPVDAVTAAASTYADLLAALPDPTLAGRAADVRQVGRRVAAVLRGDPAATLDGPVILAGHELGADDLLEVADDLAGAASLLGGPNAHVAIVARALGVPLVFGVTPDAPDGTPAVLDGATLIVDPTPEQEHAAREAVRAAERHRADLAAGRALPAVTRDGRTVTLLANVATAEESRAAVAAGAEGAGLVRTELPFLTAADWPDEAAHAAALRPVLDPLAGLVATVRTLDFAPDKLPPFLTAAGARQLPPEALATQLRAVVAAGAATRLRVMLPMVESADQVEAARALLPGAVPCGAMVETAAAVEGIDGIAAAADFLSIGTNDLTASLLGLDRLDPALTPARAADRPVLRAIAATVAAAGRHDRPLSVCGDAAADPHAVPLLIGVGCRILSVTPSALDAVRARIRTLDTAECAKAAAAVLG from the coding sequence TTGTCTTCCGGGGTGGGGGGCGGCACCGGCCTCCCCGCTGACCTGGGTGCGGCCTTCGACGCGGTGGCGGCGCGGCTGCGCGAGCGGGCCGAGGCGCTGCGTGCCGGCGGGCACACCGAGCCGGCCGACATCGTGGAGACGATGGCGCTGATCGCCGACGACCCGGACCTGCGTGGCGCGGCGGCGACCGGGCTGGCCGCCGGGCAGGCGCCCGTGGACGCGGTGACGGCGGCGGCCTCGACGTACGCCGACCTGCTGGCCGCCCTCCCCGACCCGACGCTGGCCGGCCGCGCGGCCGACGTACGCCAGGTGGGTCGCCGCGTCGCGGCCGTCCTGCGCGGCGATCCGGCGGCCACATTGGACGGTCCGGTCATCCTCGCCGGTCACGAGCTCGGCGCCGACGACCTGCTGGAGGTCGCGGACGACCTGGCCGGCGCCGCCTCGCTGCTCGGCGGGCCCAACGCGCACGTCGCGATCGTCGCCCGCGCGCTGGGCGTACCGCTGGTCTTCGGCGTTACCCCGGACGCACCCGACGGCACGCCGGCGGTACTGGACGGCGCGACGCTCATCGTGGACCCCACGCCCGAGCAGGAGCACGCCGCCCGCGAGGCCGTGCGCGCGGCCGAGCGGCACCGCGCCGACCTGGCCGCCGGCCGCGCCCTGCCCGCCGTCACGCGCGACGGCCGGACCGTCACCCTGCTGGCCAACGTCGCGACCGCCGAGGAGTCCCGCGCGGCCGTCGCCGCCGGTGCGGAGGGCGCCGGGCTGGTCCGGACCGAGCTGCCGTTCCTCACCGCGGCGGACTGGCCGGACGAGGCCGCGCACGCCGCCGCGCTCCGCCCGGTGCTGGACCCCCTCGCCGGTCTGGTGGCGACCGTGCGGACGCTGGACTTCGCGCCTGACAAGCTGCCGCCGTTTCTCACCGCGGCGGGCGCCCGCCAGCTCCCGCCGGAGGCGCTCGCCACCCAGCTTCGCGCGGTCGTCGCCGCCGGCGCCGCCACCCGCCTGCGGGTGATGCTCCCGATGGTCGAGTCCGCGGATCAGGTCGAGGCGGCCCGCGCGCTGCTGCCCGGCGCCGTGCCGTGCGGCGCGATGGTCGAGACGGCGGCGGCGGTGGAGGGCATCGACGGCATCGCGGCCGCCGCCGACTTCCTCTCCATCGGCACCAACGACCTCACCGCGTCCCTGCTCGGCCTGGACCGCCTGGACCCCGCGCTGACCCCGGCCCGCGCCGCCGACCGCCCGGTACTGCGCGCCATCGCCGCGACGGTGGCCGCCGCCGGGCGCCACGACCGTCCGCTCTCCGTCTGCGGTGACGCGGCCGCCGACCCGCACGCCGTCCCGCTGCTGATCGGGGTCGGCTGCCGCATCCTGTCCGTGACGCCGTCCGCGTTGGACGCCGTCCGCGCGCGGATCCGCACCCTCGACACGGCCGAGTGCGCCAAAGCCGCGGCGGCCGTGCTGGGCTGA
- a CDS encoding glutamate synthase subunit beta yields the protein MPDPQGFLRYGRRLPSRRPVPVRIQDWREVYPVAEDGLIREQATRCMDCGIPFCHDGCPLGNRIPDWNDLVRTGGWASAIESLHATNNFPEFTGRLCPAPCEAACVLGIAGGEPVTIKQVEVEIINRAFELGYVTPQAVPPPSGKRVAVVGSGPAGLAAAQQLARAGHQVTVYERDDAIGGLMRYGIPDFKLEKQHIDRRLAQMEAEGVAFRTGVNVGVDVTASSLRESHDAVLLACGALAGRDTPETPGRELRGVHLAMEHLVPANRVVAGLADSTPIDAAGKHVVIIGGGDTAADCLGVAHRQGAAGIIQLDLYPQPPGARDEERDPWPTWPWILRDYPAHEEGGERVFAVAVQEFVDDGAGNVRAVRVAEVAVEKVDGRRILTFVPGSERELPADLVLLAIGFDGTEEQPLLDQLGVARNRRGAVETSPDWQATGSDGVFVAGDMHRGASLIVWAIAEGRAAAAAIHSYLGGQGSLPAPVTPAAQPLAV from the coding sequence GTGCCTGACCCTCAGGGCTTTCTGCGGTACGGGCGCCGGCTGCCGAGCCGGCGCCCGGTCCCGGTCCGCATCCAGGACTGGCGCGAGGTCTACCCGGTCGCCGAAGACGGGCTGATCCGCGAGCAGGCGACGCGGTGCATGGACTGCGGCATCCCGTTCTGCCACGACGGCTGCCCGCTGGGCAACCGCATCCCCGACTGGAACGACCTGGTCCGCACCGGCGGCTGGGCCTCGGCGATCGAGTCGCTGCACGCCACAAACAACTTCCCGGAGTTCACCGGGCGGCTGTGCCCGGCGCCGTGCGAGGCGGCGTGCGTGCTCGGCATCGCGGGCGGCGAGCCGGTCACGATCAAGCAGGTCGAGGTCGAGATCATCAACCGGGCCTTCGAGCTGGGTTACGTGACACCGCAGGCCGTGCCGCCGCCGTCGGGCAAGCGGGTCGCGGTCGTGGGCTCCGGCCCCGCCGGGCTCGCCGCCGCGCAGCAGCTGGCCCGCGCCGGACACCAGGTGACGGTGTACGAGCGGGACGACGCGATCGGCGGCCTGATGCGGTACGGCATCCCGGACTTCAAGCTGGAAAAGCAGCACATCGACCGCCGCCTCGCGCAGATGGAGGCCGAGGGCGTCGCCTTCCGCACCGGGGTCAACGTGGGCGTCGATGTGACGGCTTCCTCGCTGCGCGAGTCCCACGACGCGGTGCTGCTCGCCTGCGGTGCGCTGGCCGGGCGGGACACGCCGGAGACGCCGGGGCGGGAGCTGCGCGGCGTACACCTGGCGATGGAGCACCTCGTGCCGGCCAACCGTGTGGTGGCGGGCCTGGCCGACTCGACGCCGATCGACGCGGCGGGCAAGCACGTCGTCATCATCGGCGGCGGCGACACCGCGGCCGACTGCCTGGGCGTCGCCCACCGCCAAGGCGCGGCCGGGATCATCCAGCTCGACCTGTACCCGCAGCCGCCGGGCGCCCGCGACGAGGAGCGCGACCCGTGGCCCACGTGGCCGTGGATCCTGCGTGACTACCCGGCGCACGAGGAGGGCGGCGAGCGCGTGTTCGCGGTCGCGGTCCAGGAGTTCGTCGACGACGGCGCGGGCAACGTGCGCGCGGTCCGGGTCGCCGAGGTCGCCGTGGAAAAGGTCGACGGCCGGCGGATCCTGACCTTCGTGCCCGGCTCGGAGCGCGAGCTCCCGGCCGACCTGGTGCTGCTGGCGATCGGCTTCGACGGCACCGAGGAGCAGCCGCTGCTCGACCAGCTCGGCGTCGCCCGCAACAGGCGCGGCGCGGTCGAAACCAGCCCCGACTGGCAGGCCACCGGCAGCGACGGCGTCTTCGTGGCCGGCGACATGCACCGCGGCGCCTCGCTCATCGTGTGGGCGATCGCCGAGGGGCGCGCCGCGGCGGCCGCCATCCACTCGTACCTCGGCGGGCAGGGCTCGCTCCCGGCGCCGGTCACACCCGCGGCCCAGCCGCTGGCGGTCTAG